GGGTCAGCACGTCCGGTGGGAGGCGCTCTTCACGGGAGGCACGGAGGAGGGGACCGCTCCCGCCCATGAGGAGCCGGTGCGGGTCCTGCCGCTGTCGGCGCGCAGCCCCGAGGCGCTGAAGTCGCTGGCCGCGGCCTACCGTGACTTCCTGGGTGACGGCGCGGCGCGGGGCGCGACACTCGAGGACATCACCTACACGGCGGCGGTGCGGCGGAGCCATCATGCCCATCGCCTGTCGGTGGTGGGCAGCTCGCGGCGGGAGCTGGCCGAGGCACTGGATGCCTTCGCACGGGGCGAGGCCCGTCCCGGTGTGAGTCAGGGCCGGGTGGGTCCCGAGGGGCGGGCCCGGGTCGCTTTCGTCTTCCCGGGGCAGGGGTCGCAATGGCTCGGGATGGGCCGCCAACTCCTGCGCGAGGAACCGGTCTTCCGGGCGGCGATCGAGTCTTGCGAGCGGGCGATGCGGCCCCACGTGGACTGGTCCCTCACGGAGGAGCTCGGCGCGGACGAGCAGTGCTCGCGCCTGCAAGAGATCGACGTCGTGCAGCCGGTGCTGTTCGCGATGCAGGTGGCGCTGGCGGCACTGTGGCGCTCGTGGGGCGTCGAGCCCGATGCGGTGGTGGGCCACAGCATGGGCGAGGTGGCCGCGGCGCACGTGGCGGGCGTGCTCGGTCTGGAGGACGCGGCGCGGATCATCTGCCGTCGCAGCCTCCTTCTGCGCCGCATGAGCGGGCAGGGGGCCATGGCCGTGGTGGAGCTCGGCCTGGAGCAGGCCCGCGAGGCGCTGGCCGGCTACGAGGCAAGGCTCTCCATTGGCGTGAGCAACAGCGCCCGCTCGACGGTGCTCTCCGGAGACACCGAGGCCCTGGAGGATCTGCTGCGGCGGCTCGAGGGCCAGGGCGTCTTCTGCCGCCGGGTGAAGGTGAACGTCGCCTCCCACAGCCCGCAGATGGATCCGCTGAAGGAGGATCTCCTGCGCGCGCTCGAGGGAATCTCTCCCCAGCGCGCGGCGGTGCCCATCTACTCCACGGTGACGGGGCGGACGGGCGATGGGAGCGACTTCCATCCGTCCTACTGGGTCAGCAACCTGCGCGAGCCGGTGCTCTTCCATGGCGCCGTCGAGCGGCTGTTGGAGGACGGCCACGGCGTGCTCCTCGAGGTGAGCCCGCACCCCGTGTTGCTCGCCCCCATCGAGGAGACACTGCGCGAGTCGAAGCGGGACGGGCTCGCGCTCGCCTCGCTGCGGCGACAGGCGCAGGAGCGGCGGAGTCTGCTGGAGTCACTCGCGGCGCTGTACGCGCGGGGCGGCTCCGTCGACTGGCGGCAGCTGCACCCCTCGGGGGGGCGCGTCGTCGCGCTGCCCATGTACCCGTGGCAGCGGGAGCGGTATTGGCTCGTGGACGACGCGGCGGCCGCTTCACGGCACGTGAGCGCCGCGCGCGAGGGCGGTCCGGGGCATCCCCTCCTGGGTGGCTCGCTCTCCTCATCCGTGCAGCCCGGCACCTACTTCTGGGAGCGGGCCGTGAGCACGGAGGCGTTCCCGTACCTCTCCGACCACCGCGTGTGGAGTGAGATCGTCTTCCCGGGCGCGGGCTACGTGGAGATGGCCCTCTGCGCCGGAGCGGAGGTGCTGGGCGAGACGGGGCTCGTGCTCGAGAATGTTTCGCTCAGCGAGATGCTCACGCTCGCGCCGGATGGGGAGCGGAGCGTGCAGGTGGTGCTGAGCGAGGAGGGCGCGGACCGGGCCTCCTTCCAGATCTCCAGCCGGGCCGCGGGTGACAAGACCTGGCGCAAGCACGCGGAGGGAAGTCTGCGCCGGGAGGAGGGCGCCGCCCTGGAGCTGACCGCGGCGCCCGGGGTGCTGCGGGAGCGCCTGGAGGTGGAGGTCTCCTCCGAAGTGCACTACCAGCGCAGGCAGGAGCAGGGCCTCGAGTACGGCCCCGCGTTCCAATCGCTGCGGCAGCTCTGGCGGAGCGCGCGCGAGGGGGTGGGGCGCCTGGAGCTTCCCGAGCAGGTGTCCTCCGAGAGCGGGGCGTATCGACTCCATCCCTCGCTCCTGGATGCCTGCCTCCAGGTCGCGGTGGAGCTGGTCTCTCCGGCGGAAGCGGTGCCGGCGAAGGTGGGGACCCACGTGCCGGTGGGGCTCGGGCGGATGCGGCTCCTCCAGCGGCCCGGGCGTGCGGCCTGGGTGTGGGTGAAGGCCCTGGGTGATGCGTCCGCGAGCGAGCGGGAGCACGCCTTCGACATCCGGCTCCTGGATGAGCAGGGCCATGTGCTGATGGAGCTCGAGGGGCTGCGGGTCTACAGGCTCGAGGCGGGCGCCGCGGTACGCAAGGAGCTCGGCGAGTGGACCTACCAGGTGGAATGGGAGGCGCAGCCGCTGCCGGCGGAGCCGCAGTGGACGGCTCGCTCGCCGGGGAACTGGTTGATTCTCGGCGATGGCGGTGGCGTGGGCCGGCGACTGGCCGCGTTGCTGCGGGAGCGTGGCGAGACCTGCGTGCTCGTTTCCCCGGGCGAGTCGTTCGGGGACGCGCTGGGGGCGGGAGCGCCTCCGTGCCGCGGAGTGGTGCACCTGTGGAGCCTCGATTGCGCCTCGAATGACGCGCTCACGCCGTCGACGCTGGAGTCCGCGCGGCGGCTCGGCACCACCAGCGTGCTGCACCTGGTGCAGGCGCTCTCGCGGGCCGGCTGGAGGGATCCACCCCGGCTCTGGCTGGCCACGCGCGGCGCGCGCTCCGTCGGCAAGGCGCCGGAGCGGGTCAATGTGGCCCAGGCTCCGCTCTGGGGTCTGGGGCAGGTGCTGGCCCTGGAGCAGCCCGAGCTGCGCTGCACCCGCGTGGATCTCGAGGGTGACGCGGACGCGTGCGCCCACGCGCTGTTCCGGGAGCTGTCGTCCACGGCGTTCGAGGATCAGGTCGCATGGCGTGGTGGCACGCGGCTCGTGGCGCGGCTCGCTCGGGCGGCGGACGCGTTGGCCGCCAGGGATCCGGCGACATTGCTCCGCGCCGACGGCACCTACCTCATCACGGGAGGGCTCGGCGGTCTGGGTCTCGAGGTGGCGCGCTGGCTCGTCACGCATGGAGCACGTCACCTGCTGCTGCTCGGGCGCCGTGCCCCATCGGCGGAGGCCGAGCGCACGCTCGCGGAGCTGCGCCAGGCAGGCGCCCGGGTGGAGCCCTTCCAGGCCGATGTCGCGATCCCTGGGGACGTGGCGCGGGCGCTGGCTCGGGTAGACGAAGCGATGCCGCCGCTGTGCGGTGTGTTCCACGCGGCGGGCCTCCTCGAGGACGGTCTGCTGCTCAACCTCACGGAGGAGCGCTTCGCGTCGGTGATGGCGCCCAAGGTCCAGGGCACCTGGAACCTCCATGCCCAGACGCGTCATCTGCCGCTGGAGCACTTCGTGCTCTTCTCCAGCGCGACCTCCCTGCTGGGCACCCCGGGTCAGGCGAACTACTCCGCGGCCAACGCGTTCATGGATGCGCTGGCCCATGCCCGCCGGGCGGAGGGCCTGCCCGCGCTGAGTATCAACTGGGGCACCTGGACGAACGTCGGCCTCGCGGCGGCGCAAGCCAACCGCGGAGAACGCCTCGAGGCACGTGGCCTGCGTGGAATACCGCCGGACAAGGCCCTCACGGCGCTCGGCATGTTGCTGGGGCAGGCCCGTCCGCAGGTGGGCGTGATGGCGCTCGAGCCGAGGCAGTGGCTGGGGTTCTACCTGGCCGCGGCGCAGTCGCCTTTCTTCACGCGCCTGTCCCAGGAGCGCGCCGGCAGGTCCGCCGTGGAGCCGGGGCGGAGCCGGATCCGCGAGCGGCTCGAGGCCGTCCGTGGCTCCGAGCGCCGTGCCCTGCTCGAACAGCTCCTGCGCGAGCAGATCGGCGGAGTGCTGAGGATGGCGCCGTCGCGCATCGAGCCACGCACCCCGCTGGGGAGCCTCGGCCTCGACTCGCTGATGAGCATGGAGATCCGCAACCGCCTGGAGGCGGAGCTGGGGCTGAAGCTCAGCGCGACGCTGGTCTGGACCTACCCGACGCTCGCCGCGCTCACCCCCTACCTGGCGGAGAAGCTGGGGCTCCCCTTCGAGGACAAGGACGAGGAGCCCCGGGCCGCGGCGGCTCCTCCACCGGCCGCGCCGAGCGCCGGGCCGGGCAGTGAGATTGACGAGATGTCGGAAGAAGAAGTCGAGCGACTGTTCGCTCAGAGGATGGCGCAGGGCAAATGACGAGCTTCGCCGAAAAGATCGCGCAGTACTCCCCCAAGCGGTTGGCGCTCCTCGCGATGGACCTCAAGTCCCGGCTCGATGCCGTGGAGGGCGCGCGTTCGGAGCCGGTGGCCATCATCGGGATGGGGTGTCGCTTCCCCGGCGGTGGGACGGATCCGGAGTCGTACTGGAACCTCCTGTGCAACGGCGTGGATGCCGTCACCGAGGTGCCTCCCTCGCGGTGGACCCGTGAGGACATGGCCCGGCTGGATCCCGAGGCCCTGGAGAAGCTGGGGGCGCGGTGGGGCTCCTTCATCGATCAGGTGGACCGGTTCGACGCGGACTTCTTCGGGATCTCGCCGCGCGAGGCGCACCGGATGGATCCGCAGCAGCGCATCCTGCTCGAGGTGGCGTGGGAGGCGCTGGAGCGCGCCGGGCAGGACATGACGCGGCTCGCGGGCAGCCGCACCGGCGTGTTCGTGGGGCTGTACAGCGATGACTACGCGCTGCTGCAGATGGGCAACCCCTCGGCCCGGGACGCGAGCAGCGTGACGGGGTCGCTCAACTGCGTGGTGTCGGGGCGCCTGTCGTACCTCCTGGACTTCCAGGGACCCTGCCTCGTCGTGGACACCGCGTGCTCGTCGTCGCTGGTGGCGCTGCACCTGGCCACCCAGAGCCTTCGCAACCAGGAGTGCTCGATGGCGCTGGCGTGCGGCGTCAACCTCATCCTCTCGCCGCATTCCTCGAGCAGGGTGTCGCGGGCCCAGGCGCTCGCGCCGGATGGGCGCTGCAAGACCTTCGATGCGCGCGCCAACGGCTTCGTGCGTGGCGAGGGCTGCGGCGTCGTCGTCCTCAAGCGCCTGTCGGATGCGATCGCGGCGGGGGACCCCATCCTCGCGCTCGTGCGGGGCTCGGCCGTCAACCAGGACGGCAAGTCGGCGGGGCTGACCGCGCCCAACGTGCTTGCCCAGAAGGCGCTCATCCGCCAGGCGCTGCACAGCGCGGGCCTGGAGCCTTCCGACATCGACTGTGTCGAGGCGCATGGGACCGGAACCTCTTTGGGGGATCCCATCGAGATGGAGGCGCTCCAGGAGGTCTACGGCAGCGGGCGCTCCGCGCAGCATCCGCTCGTCGTGGGTGCGGCGAAGACCAACATCGGCCACCTCGAGTCGGCTGCGGGAATCGCGGGCGTCATCAAGATGGTCCTCTCCCTGAGGCACCAGGCCGTCCCTCCGCTCGCGCACTTCCAGCGGCTCAACCCGCGGATCGATCTCGGCGACGCACCCATCACCCTCCCGACGGCACTCCACCCCTGGCCGGCGAGGGAGGACAGGAAGCGCCGTGGCGCGGTCAGCTCGTTCGGCATCAGCGGGACGAACGCGCACGTGATTCTCGAGGAGCCCCCCGCGGCTCAGGCGGCGCCGGCCGCCCACGCGTCCGGTGCGCACCTGCTGCCGCTGTCGGCACGCTCTCCCTCCGCGCTCCAGGATCTGGCCCGGAAGTACGCGGAGTACCTCGTGTCGTCGCCGGAAGTGTCGCTCCGGGATGTCTGCTACACGGCGGCGCTCCGGCGGACGCACCATGAGTACCGCCTGGCCGTCTCGGGAGAGTCCCCGGCCGTCATCGCCGGGAAGCTCCGGGAGCTCGCGACCGGAGGACCCGCTCCGGCCCGGAAGGGCACGGACGAGCGGCGCAAGGTGGTCTTCGTGTTCCCGGGCCAGGGCTCGCAGTGGCTCGGCATGGGGCGGCAGCTCCTCGAGCAGGAGCCGGTCTTCCGTGAGGCCCTCGAGCGCATCGACGAGGCCATGCGGCCCCATGTGTCGTGGCGGCTGCTCGACGTGCTCCGGGCGCCGTCCGAGTCGTCGCGGCTCCAGGAGATCGACGTCGTGCAGCCGGTCCTGTTCGCCATGGCCGTGGCGCTCTCGGCGCTCTGGCGCTCGTGGGGGATCGAGCCCGACGCGGTGGTGGGACACAGCATGGGCGAGGTGGCCGCGGCGCACGTGGCGGGCGCGCTCAGCCTGGAGGATGCGGCGGCCGTCATCTGCCTCAGGAGCCGGCTGCTCAAGCGCATCAGTGGCCAGGGCGCGATGCTGGCGACGGAGCTGTCCCTCGCGGAGGCGAAGAAGGCCCTCGTGGGGCGCGAGGAGCGTGTCGCGATCGCGGTGAGCAACAGCCCGACGTCGACGGTGCTGTCCGGAGATGCCGCGGCGCTCGAGGAGATCCGTGGCTCGCTCGAGGCCCGCAATGTGTTCTGCCGGTGGGTGAAGGTCGACGTGGCGTCGCATAGCCCGCAGGTCGATCCGCTGCGCGCCGAGCTGCTCGCCGCGCTCTCCTCGGTTCGGCCGAAGCCCTCCTCCGTGCCCATCGTCTCGACCGTCACCGCCTCCGTCTGTGATGGCTCCGGCTTCGATGCCGCGTACTGGGTCCGCAACCTGCGCGATCCGGTGCTGTTCTCCACGGCCGTGCTCGAGCTCGTCCAGGGCGGACATACGGTCTTCATGGAGATGAGCCCGCACCCGATCCTGCTGCCCGCCGTCGAGCGGTGCCTGCAGCACGCGGACCGTGAGGGCCTGACGCTCCCGTCCCTGCGGCGCGAGGAGTCCGAGCGGGCGGTGATGCTGGAGTCTTTCGGCGCGCTGTACAGCGCGGCCTGGCCCGTGGAGTGGACCCGGCTCTTCCCGGAGGGCGGGCGCATGGTCCCGCTGCCGACGTATCCCTGGCAGCACAAGCGGTTCTGGATCGACGCAGTGGTGTCGCCCGTCCTGCCCGCCGCCGAGCACGTGACGTCCCTGCGTGGCCGGCCGGTGAGCGTGGCGCATGGAATCGACGGTGAGATCTTCGAGCTGGAGCTGGGCAGTACCTCGCTGCCGTGGCTCGGCGCGCACCGGTTGGGAGGCGTCGCCGTGGTTCCAGCCTCGGCCCTGGCCGAGCTCGGGCTGAGCGCCGCGGCCGAGGCCCTGGGGACCGGGCCTCGCGAGCTTTCGGACGTGGAGTTCGAGCGCGCGCTGGTGTTGCCGGAGACGGAGCGGCGCGTCGTGCAGGTGCACGTCTCGCCGGCTTCCGGTGGCCGGCACATGTTCCAGATCCACAGCCGCTCGGCGGGTGGCGCGGCGGGCAAGGCGGGGTGGGTGAGGCATTGCCGGGGCCAGTTGCGGACCGTGAGCGCGCCTTCGGGCACTCCGGTGGTCATCGATGCGGTGCGCTCGCGCTGCGCGCAGCAGGTATCGGGGCCAGCCATCTACGAGGAGCTCGAGCGTCGCAACGTCCAGTACGAGGCTCCGCTGCGGACGCTCGGCGAGGTCTGGAGGCGGCCGGGAGAGGCGCTCGGGCTCGTCGCGCTCGGGCCGGAGCTCGTCCAGGAGTCGGTGCGCTACCAGCTCCACCCGGCCCTGCTGGACGCGGGGCTACAGACCCTGGCGCTCGCGATCGCGGCGGAGGCGGAGGGGGCCGCGCTGTTCATGCCCCTGAGCATCGAGGCGATCGAGTGTGTTCCGGGCCGTGCCGACGTGAAGTGGGCCCATGTGTCGCTCGCGCCCGCGGCCAGCCCGGACGAGCGGGTGGGCACGCTGGAGTTGCTGGATGGAGAAGGCCGCAAGGTGGCCGCGGCGCGCGGGGTGCGGCTGCGGCGTGTCGCGGCCGAGCGGCTCCTCGAGGTGCTGGGCGAGGCCCGCTCGCAGGACTGGTTCCATGACGTGGCCTGGGAGGCCCGGCCCGTCGGAGCGGCCCAACCGGGGCCCGCGGATTGGATCGTGTTCCTCGACCGGAGCGGATGGGGCACGGCGCTCGTGGAGGCGATTGGCCGTCAGGGCCACCCGTGCGTCACCGTGACGGCGGGGACGTCCTTCCAGCGGCTGGACGCGCGGCGCTTCGTGGTGGACCCGAAGCGGCCCGAGGACATGGAGCGCCTGCTGCGCGAGCTGCCGGCACTGCCTCCAGGACACGAGGGCCGCGCCGTCTACCTGTGGGGCCTCGATGCGATGCTCGACGAGCAGGGGGTCACACCGGAGTCCTCCGGGGCCGCGCTGCATCTGGTGAAGGCACTCATGGGCTCACCCGGGCGCGCGCGGCTCTGGGTGGTGACCCGTGGCGCCCAGGTCACCGGTTCGGGGACCGAGCGCGTGTCGTTGGCGCAGGCGCCGCTCTGGGGCCTGGGCCGGGTCGTGTCCCTTGAGCAGCCCGACGTGTGGGGCGGCCTCATCGACCTGGAGCCGGGGAGCACTCCCGATGAGAGCGCCGCGGTGCTCCGCGAGATCTCCGCTTTCGGCGGGGATGGTGAGGATCAGCTCGCGTTCCGCGAGAAGCGCACGCTCGTGCCCCGCCTCGTTCGCGGGCGGGTGGATGCGCCAGTGGAGCCGCTGCGCCTGCGTCCGGACGCGGCCTACCTCGTCACCGGCGGCCTGGGAGGGCTGGGCCTGAAGGTGGCGCGGTGGCTGGTGGAGCGGGGGGCGCGGCACCTCGTGCTGCTGGGCCGGAGTGGCATCTCCGACGTGGGGGATGCGGCCTCGGCGCGGCGCCGCGAGGGAATCGAGTCGCTCCGCGCACTCGGCGCGTCCGTCACCACGCTGGCCGCCGACGTGGCGGATCGCGCGAGGATGGCGGAGCTCCTGCGCGAGGTGGCCGCGACGCTTCCCCCGTTGCGAGGGGTGATCCACGCCGCCGCGCTCCTGACGGAGTGCCGCCTGGAGGACATGGACCAGGCGGCCATGGCGGCGATGCTGCGCCCGAAGGTGCTCGGCTCCTGGGTGCTGCACGAGCTGACGCGTGAGCTGGGTCTCGACTTCTTCGTGATGTTCTCGTCGACGTCGACCCAGTGGGGCGCTTCGGGTCTGGCGCACTACGCCGCGGGCAACCAGTTCCTCGAGGCGCTCGCGCATCACCGCCGGGCCCTGGGGCTGCCCGCCACTACCATCCACTGGGGGACGTGGGACCAGATTGGCGGGGAGCGTGCCGAGGGCGAGCGGGACTTCGCGCGTTTCGGAATGAATCCCATGTCGTCGGAGCGGGCGCTCGACGCGATGGGCCAGGTGCTGCGGGCGGGGGTGAGCCACAAGACCGTCGCATCCGTGAACTGGTCGGCGTTGAAGCCGCTCTGGGAGGCCCGGCGCCGCCGGCCCTTCCTGCGGCAGGTGGGCGAGTCCTCGCCAACGCCGGGCGCGGCGTCCTCGCGGGCGCGGTGGCTCGCGGAGCTCGAGTCGCTGCCTCCGGCCCGCCGGTTCGACACGCTGGTGCAGCGCATCCAGGCCGAGGTGGGGCGGATCCTCGGGTTCCCATCCTCCGAGCTGCCGCCCGCGGAGCGGGGGTTCTTCCAGATGGGCATGACCTCGCTGATGTCCGTGGAGCTGCGCAACGCGCTGCAGCGGGGCCTCGACAAGGAGCTGCCCGCGAGCCTCGCGTTCGATCACCCCACCGTGCTCGCGCTGGCGAAGCGCCTGGCCGGGAGTGTCACCGCGGTGGAGATCCCACTGCCCACCGCCGCGGCGGCCCAGGAGTCACGGCCGCAGACCGCTCAGGCGGAGATCGGCGATCTCGCCGAGCGCCTGTCGCAGGTGGCGGGGCTGTCCGACGAAGAGGTCGAGCGGTTGATTGCACAGAAGCTGAGCTGAATCGGGCACGACTGCGATGAGCAAGGAATTCTACGAGAAGATCGCGAGCCTCCCTCCCAAGAGGCTCATGCTGTTGGCGCTCGAGCTGCATTCGGAGAGCGAGGCGCTCAAGCGCACGCGTTCGGAGCCCATCGCCATCGTGGGTACGGCCTGCCGCGTACCGGGCGGTGCGCGGACGCCTGATGAGTTCTGGCGCCTGCTGTACGAGGGCGTGGACGCCATCACCGAGGTGCCGCGCGATCGGTGGGACGCCGAGGCGCTGTTCGATCCCGACCCCAGCAAGCCGGGCCGTACGTACGCGCGCTGGGGAGGATTCATCGACGGCGTGGATCGCTTCGACGCCGCGTTCTTCGGGATCTCCCCTCGGGAGGCCTCGCGCATGGATCCCCAGCAGCGGCTGCTGCTCGAGGTGGCGTGGGAGGCGCTCGAGCGCGCGGGGCAGCCGCCGGATCAGCTCTCCGGAAGCCGGACGGGCGTGTTCCTGGGCATCATCGGGAGCGACTACGCGCAGCTCCAGGCGCGGCAGCTCGCGGGGGCCACCGACATCTACCATGTGACGGGCACGTCACTGAACGCGGCCGCTGGCCGGCTCTCCTACACGCTCGGCCTCCAGGGGCCGTGCATGTCCATCGATACGGCCTGCTCGTCGTCTCTGGTGGCGCTCCACATCGCCTGTCAGAGCCTGCGCAACCGCGAGTGCGACATGGCGCTCTCCGCTGGCGTCAACCTCATGCTGACGCCGGACGCGACGATCGCTCTCTCCAGCAGCCGGGGGCTCGCACCCGATGGGCGCTGCAAGACCTTCGATGCCTCCGCCAATGGCTTCGTGCGCTCCGAGGGCTGCGTCGTCCTCGTGCTCAAGCGGTTGTCGGATGCGCTGGCCCAGGGGGACGAGATCCTCTCGCTCATCGTCGGCTCGGCGGTGAACCAGGATGGCGCCAGCAGTGGTCTGATGGTGCCCAACGGCCCGGCGCAGGAGCGGGTCATCGAACAGGCGCTGGCGAGCGGTGGGCTCAATCCCTCGCGGATCTCCTTCGTCGAGGCACACGGGACGGGGACCTCGCTGGGTGATCCCATCGAGCTGCAGGCGCTGGCCCGCGTGCTGGGGGCGGGGAGGAGCGCGGAGGCCCCGCTCGTGGTGGGGTCGGTCAAGACGAACGTCGGGCACCTGGAGGCGACGGCGGGGCTCACGGGCGTGCTGAAGACGGCGCTCGCGCTGCGCCATGAGGCGATTCCTCCGAACCTGCACTTCAAGCGCCTCAACCCGGACATCGTTCTCGAAGGCGTGC
Above is a window of Archangium lipolyticum DNA encoding:
- a CDS encoding type I polyketide synthase gives rise to the protein MTSFAEKIAQYSPKRLALLAMDLKSRLDAVEGARSEPVAIIGMGCRFPGGGTDPESYWNLLCNGVDAVTEVPPSRWTREDMARLDPEALEKLGARWGSFIDQVDRFDADFFGISPREAHRMDPQQRILLEVAWEALERAGQDMTRLAGSRTGVFVGLYSDDYALLQMGNPSARDASSVTGSLNCVVSGRLSYLLDFQGPCLVVDTACSSSLVALHLATQSLRNQECSMALACGVNLILSPHSSSRVSRAQALAPDGRCKTFDARANGFVRGEGCGVVVLKRLSDAIAAGDPILALVRGSAVNQDGKSAGLTAPNVLAQKALIRQALHSAGLEPSDIDCVEAHGTGTSLGDPIEMEALQEVYGSGRSAQHPLVVGAAKTNIGHLESAAGIAGVIKMVLSLRHQAVPPLAHFQRLNPRIDLGDAPITLPTALHPWPAREDRKRRGAVSSFGISGTNAHVILEEPPAAQAAPAAHASGAHLLPLSARSPSALQDLARKYAEYLVSSPEVSLRDVCYTAALRRTHHEYRLAVSGESPAVIAGKLRELATGGPAPARKGTDERRKVVFVFPGQGSQWLGMGRQLLEQEPVFREALERIDEAMRPHVSWRLLDVLRAPSESSRLQEIDVVQPVLFAMAVALSALWRSWGIEPDAVVGHSMGEVAAAHVAGALSLEDAAAVICLRSRLLKRISGQGAMLATELSLAEAKKALVGREERVAIAVSNSPTSTVLSGDAAALEEIRGSLEARNVFCRWVKVDVASHSPQVDPLRAELLAALSSVRPKPSSVPIVSTVTASVCDGSGFDAAYWVRNLRDPVLFSTAVLELVQGGHTVFMEMSPHPILLPAVERCLQHADREGLTLPSLRREESERAVMLESFGALYSAAWPVEWTRLFPEGGRMVPLPTYPWQHKRFWIDAVVSPVLPAAEHVTSLRGRPVSVAHGIDGEIFELELGSTSLPWLGAHRLGGVAVVPASALAELGLSAAAEALGTGPRELSDVEFERALVLPETERRVVQVHVSPASGGRHMFQIHSRSAGGAAGKAGWVRHCRGQLRTVSAPSGTPVVIDAVRSRCAQQVSGPAIYEELERRNVQYEAPLRTLGEVWRRPGEALGLVALGPELVQESVRYQLHPALLDAGLQTLALAIAAEAEGAALFMPLSIEAIECVPGRADVKWAHVSLAPAASPDERVGTLELLDGEGRKVAAARGVRLRRVAAERLLEVLGEARSQDWFHDVAWEARPVGAAQPGPADWIVFLDRSGWGTALVEAIGRQGHPCVTVTAGTSFQRLDARRFVVDPKRPEDMERLLRELPALPPGHEGRAVYLWGLDAMLDEQGVTPESSGAALHLVKALMGSPGRARLWVVTRGAQVTGSGTERVSLAQAPLWGLGRVVSLEQPDVWGGLIDLEPGSTPDESAAVLREISAFGGDGEDQLAFREKRTLVPRLVRGRVDAPVEPLRLRPDAAYLVTGGLGGLGLKVARWLVERGARHLVLLGRSGISDVGDAASARRREGIESLRALGASVTTLAADVADRARMAELLREVAATLPPLRGVIHAAALLTECRLEDMDQAAMAAMLRPKVLGSWVLHELTRELGLDFFVMFSSTSTQWGASGLAHYAAGNQFLEALAHHRRALGLPATTIHWGTWDQIGGERAEGERDFARFGMNPMSSERALDAMGQVLRAGVSHKTVASVNWSALKPLWEARRRRPFLRQVGESSPTPGAASSRARWLAELESLPPARRFDTLVQRIQAEVGRILGFPSSELPPAERGFFQMGMTSLMSVELRNALQRGLDKELPASLAFDHPTVLALAKRLAGSVTAVEIPLPTAAAAQESRPQTAQAEIGDLAERLSQVAGLSDEEVERLIAQKLS
- a CDS encoding type I polyketide synthase, with the translated sequence MRARLTAALSQRLGIDARTLDVCERFSRYGLDSLKATGFIAEVGAMLGRSLSPTLVWEYPTLESLARYLAGEQGPSAARPISRASSADEPIAIVGLACRYPQAPDPSAFWRLLAGGRDAITEVPPERWDAERLYDRDLSTAGKANTRWGGFLERVDGFDPLFFGISPKEALHMDPQQRLMLELTWEALEDAGIAAERLQGSPTAVCFGVIWTDYETLLQRLGLRRISQHTATGFHHSIIANRVSYVLGLRGPSLAIDTACSSSLAAVHLACESLRRGESTLALAGGVNLNIAPDSTVGMSKVGALSPDGRCFTFDARANGYVRGEGAGVVVLKPLSLAIADGDPIYCVIRGGVINNNGGSNGLTAPNPKAQEEMLRQAYARAGIEPSEVQYVEAHGTGTQLGDPMEARALGEVLGAGRPADRPLHIGSCKTNIGHLEAAAGIAGLIKVALSIKHRALPPSLHFEIPNPHIPFAELRLEVQRTLGPWPEPERKLVAGVSSFGFGGTNCHVVVEEPDAPRAELVPLSGETPEALREAARRLLERLDGPGELVPLSELCRSAVAHVGGHAHRLAMTVRSRKELREHLTGFLRGEPRAGLSTGQVESEHARKPVFVFSGQGSQWPGMGRALLRTEPVFRAALERCDRLVREHLGWSLLAELSADDAAARLGRIHVAFPAVVALEIALAALWRSWGIEPAAVVGHSIGEVSAAHVAGILSLEDAMRVICAQGRLLSRLSGRGAMGLVGLSWEQSAELLAGYEGRLCRAIDASVDSTVLAGEPDALAEVFATLRRRGVFCRQVETDVAVHSPQVEVLRGELSEALRGLRPGRALIPILSTVTGSPLEGESFDAAHWAKNFAEPVFFTGALSHALREGHRTFLEVGPHPIVKHSIESTLRHSGQQGLVVPTLRRQEDERGVMFDTLGVLYARGQHVRWEALFTGGTEEGTAPAHEEPVRVLPLSARSPEALKSLAAAYRDFLGDGAARGATLEDITYTAAVRRSHHAHRLSVVGSSRRELAEALDAFARGEARPGVSQGRVGPEGRARVAFVFPGQGSQWLGMGRQLLREEPVFRAAIESCERAMRPHVDWSLTEELGADEQCSRLQEIDVVQPVLFAMQVALAALWRSWGVEPDAVVGHSMGEVAAAHVAGVLGLEDAARIICRRSLLLRRMSGQGAMAVVELGLEQAREALAGYEARLSIGVSNSARSTVLSGDTEALEDLLRRLEGQGVFCRRVKVNVASHSPQMDPLKEDLLRALEGISPQRAAVPIYSTVTGRTGDGSDFHPSYWVSNLREPVLFHGAVERLLEDGHGVLLEVSPHPVLLAPIEETLRESKRDGLALASLRRQAQERRSLLESLAALYARGGSVDWRQLHPSGGRVVALPMYPWQRERYWLVDDAAAASRHVSAAREGGPGHPLLGGSLSSSVQPGTYFWERAVSTEAFPYLSDHRVWSEIVFPGAGYVEMALCAGAEVLGETGLVLENVSLSEMLTLAPDGERSVQVVLSEEGADRASFQISSRAAGDKTWRKHAEGSLRREEGAALELTAAPGVLRERLEVEVSSEVHYQRRQEQGLEYGPAFQSLRQLWRSAREGVGRLELPEQVSSESGAYRLHPSLLDACLQVAVELVSPAEAVPAKVGTHVPVGLGRMRLLQRPGRAAWVWVKALGDASASEREHAFDIRLLDEQGHVLMELEGLRVYRLEAGAAVRKELGEWTYQVEWEAQPLPAEPQWTARSPGNWLILGDGGGVGRRLAALLRERGETCVLVSPGESFGDALGAGAPPCRGVVHLWSLDCASNDALTPSTLESARRLGTTSVLHLVQALSRAGWRDPPRLWLATRGARSVGKAPERVNVAQAPLWGLGQVLALEQPELRCTRVDLEGDADACAHALFRELSSTAFEDQVAWRGGTRLVARLARAADALAARDPATLLRADGTYLITGGLGGLGLEVARWLVTHGARHLLLLGRRAPSAEAERTLAELRQAGARVEPFQADVAIPGDVARALARVDEAMPPLCGVFHAAGLLEDGLLLNLTEERFASVMAPKVQGTWNLHAQTRHLPLEHFVLFSSATSLLGTPGQANYSAANAFMDALAHARRAEGLPALSINWGTWTNVGLAAAQANRGERLEARGLRGIPPDKALTALGMLLGQARPQVGVMALEPRQWLGFYLAAAQSPFFTRLSQERAGRSAVEPGRSRIRERLEAVRGSERRALLEQLLREQIGGVLRMAPSRIEPRTPLGSLGLDSLMSMEIRNRLEAELGLKLSATLVWTYPTLAALTPYLAEKLGLPFEDKDEEPRAAAAPPPAAPSAGPGSEIDEMSEEEVERLFAQRMAQGK